A genomic segment from Nitratiruptor sp. YY08-10 encodes:
- a CDS encoding c-type cytochrome: MNKELKILAIIIVLVGITYWGIEPYAHSKMHPHHEPATFKYEDLKAPNLKGDPKKGAQAIMNNGCTGCHSIKAAGIPAPMDPVSASASYGVNPPDLSNIAAVTDEKFLAAFIKHPVHAFKLDHKYKNKAFPMPDFFGSDQDLADIVAYLKSIAKPQTPKGAFEVACGRCHNLKYDGWTVIGEKPKFKNDVEKADFELKLAKYEANLKKYLGTTPPDLSMYIRSRGHEYIRDFVEDPQKILHGTAMPRVGLTEEATMKVIEHLEKVGDRKKEKRNKLGIWVLGYFVIFAILAYLWKQKIWRELH, translated from the coding sequence ATGAATAAAGAACTCAAAATACTAGCGATTATCATCGTTCTTGTAGGGATTACATATTGGGGAATCGAGCCGTACGCTCACTCCAAAATGCACCCTCATCACGAACCAGCAACGTTTAAGTATGAGGATCTCAAAGCACCGAATCTCAAAGGTGATCCAAAAAAAGGTGCGCAAGCGATTATGAATAACGGGTGTACCGGATGTCACTCCATCAAAGCTGCTGGAATTCCAGCACCAATGGATCCGGTGAGTGCAAGTGCTAGTTATGGTGTCAATCCACCAGATCTTAGCAATATCGCTGCTGTAACAGATGAGAAGTTTTTGGCGGCATTCATCAAACATCCGGTTCATGCTTTCAAACTTGATCACAAATATAAAAATAAAGCGTTTCCAATGCCTGACTTTTTCGGAAGTGATCAAGATTTGGCAGATATTGTAGCGTATCTAAAGTCTATCGCGAAACCACAGACTCCAAAAGGAGCGTTTGAGGTTGCGTGTGGACGATGCCACAATCTCAAATATGACGGTTGGACAGTTATCGGTGAAAAACCGAAATTTAAAAACGATGTAGAAAAAGCCGATTTTGAGTTGAAATTGGCTAAATATGAAGCGAACTTGAAAAAATATCTCGGAACGACTCCTCCGGATCTTTCTATGTATATTCGAAGTAGAGGACATGAGTATATCCGAGATTTTGTTGAAGATCCGCAAAAGATCCTTCATGGTACGGCAATGCCTCGTGTGGGTTTGACTGAGGAAGCTACTATGAAAGTGATCGAGCATCTTGAAAAAGTAGGGGATCGCAAAAAAGAGAAACGAAATAAACTCGGTATCTGGGTTCTTGGATACTTTGTGATTTTTGCTATCCTCGCATATCTCTGGAAACAAAAAATCTGGAGAGAACTCCACTAA